The genomic stretch ATACCCTGCATTTGGGGATGAGGAATTAAATGAAGTTGATGTGCCTAATACCAAAACTCTGTTCACTCAAGAAGTAAATGGTAAAGTGGAACTAAGGTCTGACAGACCAGGCCTTTTATTCAGCAGTACCAGCTGGACTGCTGATGAAGATTTTGGATTACTCATGGAGGCTCTACAACGTAAGATGCTGTTTGATCACACTAATATAATGCTAGCATAGTTATGTGGCTGTTAAAACCACTATTGTAATGAagtaccataaaaatatactatatcagttataaattaaatcataaaggTTTCATTTTGTTCACAGTTTATGAAACTTCTTGTAATCTTACTGAAAAATTACCAAAATTGGTCTGTGTGATTACTGGTAAGGGACCTGAGAAAGAGAGGTATCTCGAAAAGATAGAACAGAAGCAATGGAAGAACATCCAGGTGTTCACACCTTGGCTGGAAGCTGCTGATTATCCCAAAATGGTGGCCAGTGCAGATCTTGGAGTCTGTCTGCACACCAGCTCGTCAGGACTAGACCTCCCTATGAAAGTAGTTGACATGTTTGGTGCTGGATTACCTGTTTGTGCTTTTGATTTCCTCTGGTGAGCTaacttattatttgttaaataatgtaGTAGGGGTATTTCTTAAAAATCCAATATagtgattaaattattttgttctgtCTTAGTTATTAGTTGGTACtaatacttacatttatttGCCCACAGCCTAGATGAACTTGTTGAAAATGGAGTAAATGGATACACATTTAGAACAAGTGAAGAACTCTACAAAGAATTGACGAATTGGTTCCAAGGTTTCCCCAACAACAGTCAGCAGAATGCTATAGCAGATAGAATGCGGAAGGAAATCACCACTTTCAGAGAAGTTGGATGGGAAGACAACTGGAACCTCAGAGTTAAGAAATTATTTCAGTGATATATTGTTTGTtgtattataattgttaatGTAAATTATTCCAAATCATgttgttaataaattttatatcaaactaGATCATTATAAGCatggtttttatttcaaaatggttATTTGGTATAAGTTGACTTATTATCACTGGAAATCTGCAGTCAAGAGGTCTGCTTCAAGAGCAAAGTAATACTTTATACTTTTACAATTCATATaac from Spodoptera frugiperda isolate SF20-4 chromosome 4, AGI-APGP_CSIRO_Sfru_2.0, whole genome shotgun sequence encodes the following:
- the LOC118272355 gene encoding chitobiosyldiphosphodolichol beta-mannosyltransferase; amino-acid sequence: MASENERKVVKVVVLGDIGRSPRMQYHALSLANNGLNVNIIGYLESEPLSEILEHPHITITQLHPISIGPRLIRYVAKTVWQTISLLFTLYVTGKCHYVLCQNPPAIPTLPVCRLYCLFSKAKFIIDWHNYAYSIMAMSLSPDHFIVRIARFIETFFGQSADQSICVTYSMKEDLMMNWNVNNAIVLYDRPPKIFRPLTLQEKHDWFLQLSKTYPAFGDEELNEVDVPNTKTLFTQEVNGKVELRSDRPGLLFSSTSWTADEDFGLLMEALQLYETSCNLTEKLPKLVCVITGKGPEKERYLEKIEQKQWKNIQVFTPWLEAADYPKMVASADLGVCLHTSSSGLDLPMKVVDMFGAGLPVCAFDFLCLDELVENGVNGYTFRTSEELYKELTNWFQGFPNNSQQNAIADRMRKEITTFREVGWEDNWNLRVKKLFQ